Genomic DNA from Salinibacter pepae:
TTGCGCTTGGCCTTTCGAGGGCCAGTATCCTTGGCGGTCTACAAAGCGCCAGTGCCATTTCGCCACTGTATACCACAGATTCCCCGCTCGCCGCGCAAGGCGGTCGAGTTGATCGGTTCTGCCCAATTTGAGTGTGCGGGTCAGGTACATACGCTGGATTGATCTCTTCGAGATCATGAGAAGAGTCCCCGAACCGACAGGTTCATAGTCCCACCCAAAGGAGGGACCTTTACTGCTCTTCTCGTGCTTTGCTCAATACTGTAACCGGGGGGCATTGCGGGGAAGGCCCGAAGGGCGCCTCTTGGTGCCTCGTTTGCGAGTCGAGACAACGCCCTCCGCGCACTGGGGTTCAGACTTCCGAGGGCCGACAACCGATGGATCCCGAATGTATCGTCTTGTCTGGTTCTGGACCGTTGGGTCTTCGCCGGCATCTCTCTGGTGGGCCCTCATGGGAGCGTCGTTGTGCGGCGTCTGTCTGGCATCGGGCCCGCGTCCCGCGGCGGCGCAAGGCGGGGCGAACGGTCTCGGCGACGCGTAAGTGGGGGGCAACCGGCCCGAACGAACTTGTGCGGGGTCGCGACGTTCAGACTACTCCATTGGCTGTTCACCAGTCTACTCCACCTGTATGGAAACGCTCCGCTGCAAGACGTGTGGATGTGAAAGTCTGCGTCCAATGCAGGTTGTCTTTGAAGAGGAGGACCAGTTCGACAACCCGCTCGGCGAGGAGCAAGAGTCTCGCTTTTATAGCTGCCAGGTTTGTGGCGACAACTGGCTGTCAGTGAAGGAAAAGACGGCCGACGGCGAGTGCACCATTACGTTTGTTCACCAGATGGAGACCGCTCCCGTTCTCAAGCGTGTGGCTCACATGTCGAACGCGGTCGTCATCTCCGACGAGAGCGTCGACGAGTGGGAGTACTTCAAGGGAGACGAGCTGGTCGACGAGGCCGAGTGGGAGGCCCTGCTCTCGGACCGACGCGATACGCTCAAGGCCACGTGCGTGAATTAGAGCTGACAAGGCTCATCGGGACGCATGTTCGGGCCGCCGAGCCCAGGGCGTCCGGCCCTGGGCTTTTTCTGTACCCCGGACGAGAACTATGCCGGATTCAGGGTGCTTTCGATCGCTTCCGTAAGGTCGTCTCGGGTGAAGGGCTTGCTGACGTACTCGTCGAAGCCTTTTTCGAGAAAGTCCTCGCGGTCGCCCGGCATGGCGTAGGCCGTAAGCGCGATTGCGGGAACTTGGCCCATGCCGTCACGCTCCCGGATGAGGTGAAGCAGATCCGTCCCGGTCTGGTCCTCACTGAGGTTGATGTCGAGGAGCAGAACCTCAAAGGGTGTTTCTTCTACGGCAGCGAGCGCCGCCTCGACGCCGGCTACTACTTCGGTTTCGTAGGATCCCTTAAGCAAGTGCTCCAACAGGAGTTGGGTCTCTGAGTTGTCCTCTACGGCCAGAATGCGGGGGGTCTCCGATGAAGTCATAGATCGAAGGGTGGGGGGTAAGAACTGAAAAAACGAGGGCTTGGGGACGTCGTCTGCGGGCTCAAGCCGATACTGATACGGGCGAGGCGGTCGCCAAAATCACGATGCGAATGCGTGCGTAGGGACATTGGATCCATGGAATTCCCTTCCACATCAATCACTGTGCCAGGCTTCAAACAAGTTTCGGTATTTCCCGACGCGTTACGGGGTCCAATGAACCTGAAGTCGGACCTCGCGACGCCGGGATCCCTCGACCTGGTTCAGGCCAGAGCCGATCGTCGTACGATTGTCGTAGCGGGTCACCCCGTACTTCGCCTCAAGGGCCAGTGAGGAGAACGGTTCGTACCGCACGAGGGCGTAGGCCCGTCGGCCCCGGTCAAAGAAAACGGGGGCCGAAAAGCTGTATCTCAGATCATGCTCGTAGGCGTAGATGCGAGCCGGAAACCCGTCTGTATCGAAGAATGCGATTCGCACATCGGCGGTGAGGGCGGGATGGGGGCTCCAACGAAGCCCCTGAGACAAAAAGAACCCGTTCGACCGTGCGTCCGGGGTTGTATGCAAGGACAGCTCGAGGCGCGTCCGGGCGGTCAGGGCGTCGCTGAACCGGTATTCGGTATGCCACCGTGTCGAGTACCGGCGTTTTCGCTGCAGGCCTTCCAGGGGCCGACCGGCACGGCGGTACTCCGTCCCCTCGTCCTCGTCTTGTACGCGAACCTGAACGTAACTGGAAAGCCAGGGACGGGGGGCATAGTCAAGAACCACACGCGCCTCCCATCCGGTGGAGGGACGGGGCACATTGAACTGGAGCCAGGGCGCACGGTACTGATCGAGGTACGCCCCGACGCTCCACGTTGGGCCCAGCTGGAGTTGCAGGCCCGTGTAGACGCCCATTTCGTTCTGGGGCCGGCTTCCGTCCCCGAAGGCGTTGCCGTAGAACGACGCAAAGTCGGACGGATACCGACGCCCCACCACGACCGCCTCGGCGTAGTCCCCGTCCAGTGCGGCGCCCAGCAAGCCGCCAAACGTGCCGTGGGGCGAACGCGCAACGTCCCCGAACACGGTGTAGTCCCCGAGGAAAACAGTGCCGTACCCCCCAAGCATCGACGTTCCGTCGCCCGTCACTCGGAACCGCCGATAGGGCCGGTCCCCGGGCCGGAGCGGTCGTGAAAAGCGGGCCCGATAGCCCGTGACCCCGAGGTGGAGCCCGGCCCGTCGGTACGCCAGCGCGCCGCCGAGGGTCGTCTCGCCGAAGGTGCCCTTGCGCGCAAGCTCACTGGGGGTGCGGTGTTGCCCGCCGCCGGACACGGTGCGGACCGGACGCGGGCCGGTGCCCCTGGCAGAGGAGGAATCGACCGACGCGTCCCGGCGTCGACGAGAGGCGAACGCAGTGAGGGACAGTTCGCCGGGCAGCCCGATGGTGGCCGCCGCGCCACGAAAGAACGAGGTCTCCGAGGCCGAGTGGTAGGGGCGGACGCCGCGGCCGCGCTTGTGGGCCGGAGCGATTGGGTCGCGTCCCTTTCCGAACCGAAGCCCCTGCCAGAGGGCGACGCCCTGCCCAAACTGGGCCGTGAAGTCGCCGAGGACGAGCGTCTTGAGGCGGCCGAGGTCGCGGAGGGCAAGGCTTCCGGTGATGTGGTCGAACCCATAGGTTTGGGTCTGGGGGGACCACCGGAGCGGCTCACCCGGATCCTTGTCGAGCGTCAGCGCAAGCTGAAGGCGACGCTCGTGGGCCAGCTGGAGACGGGTCGTAAGACGCCCGGGCGGTCCGAGAAATCGATCCTCACGAAACCCGCGTCCCAGATCGAGGCGCCGCGTATATCGCTGGGTGAGACGGACGCGAAGATTTGACGTGATTGTGCGGATCGAAGGAAAGATCGACTGGGAGGCCGTCTCTTCAAGGTGCAGGAAGGGCCGAACGGACTGAACCGCTGCGGGTCCGATG
This window encodes:
- a CDS encoding response regulator, whose translation is MTSSETPRILAVEDNSETQLLLEHLLKGSYETEVVAGVEAALAAVEETPFEVLLLDINLSEDQTGTDLLHLIRERDGMGQVPAIALTAYAMPGDREDFLEKGFDEYVSKPFTRDDLTEAIESTLNPA
- a CDS encoding ComEA family DNA-binding protein, with the translated sequence MSPIRLVPQRALPLLLGLLAVFTGPSPTTAQTPPDTLRADTTNLGPRLEPILDALSTTDRTATLAAEQLANLKAQPLALNRASVADLSMLPHLTSRDAHRIVQYRNDNGPFDAVGGLRAVDGIGPAAVQSVRPFLHLEETASQSIFPSIRTITSNLRVRLTQRYTRRLDLGRGFREDRFLGPPGRLTTRLQLAHERRLQLALTLDKDPGEPLRWSPQTQTYGFDHITGSLALRDLGRLKTLVLGDFTAQFGQGVALWQGLRFGKGRDPIAPAHKRGRGVRPYHSASETSFFRGAAATIGLPGELSLTAFASRRRRDASVDSSSARGTGPRPVRTVSGGGQHRTPSELARKGTFGETTLGGALAYRRAGLHLGVTGYRARFSRPLRPGDRPYRRFRVTGDGTSMLGGYGTVFLGDYTVFGDVARSPHGTFGGLLGAALDGDYAEAVVVGRRYPSDFASFYGNAFGDGSRPQNEMGVYTGLQLQLGPTWSVGAYLDQYRAPWLQFNVPRPSTGWEARVVLDYAPRPWLSSYVQVRVQDEDEGTEYRRAGRPLEGLQRKRRYSTRWHTEYRFSDALTARTRLELSLHTTPDARSNGFFLSQGLRWSPHPALTADVRIAFFDTDGFPARIYAYEHDLRYSFSAPVFFDRGRRAYALVRYEPFSSLALEAKYGVTRYDNRTTIGSGLNQVEGSRRREVRLQVHWTP